Proteins encoded in a region of the Ancylomarina subtilis genome:
- the gldN gene encoding gliding motility protein GldN — MKRIVFLLVGLILMGGFSQSKAQTTPTSIYSKNHTKNERPIPYAHIREADVIFSKLVWREINLREKMNQPMYYPTQPMDDRYSLIDLLMFGIENEGLTAYDTDDDEFTTPMSIEDIRSKFGAGVDTIRQPNRETGLMETKIIPRSISTNEVTKYLVKEQWLFDKQSSTLQVRIIGLCPIREYVKDGDSELDGLRKKKMFWVFFPEARPLLATHEVFNPFNDARRFSYDDLFMKRRFSSYITQVSNVHDNRRIDSYTVGLQTMLESEKIKNDLLNVEQDFWEY; from the coding sequence ATGAAAAGGATTGTATTTTTATTAGTCGGTTTAATCTTAATGGGTGGCTTTTCTCAATCAAAAGCACAAACAACTCCAACTAGTATCTATTCTAAGAATCATACTAAGAATGAGAGACCCATTCCATATGCTCACATACGTGAGGCAGATGTCATTTTCTCTAAACTTGTTTGGCGTGAGATAAATCTTCGTGAGAAGATGAATCAGCCTATGTACTATCCAACTCAACCTATGGACGATCGATACAGTTTGATTGATTTATTGATGTTTGGGATAGAGAATGAAGGTCTTACAGCTTATGATACAGATGATGATGAGTTTACAACGCCTATGAGTATTGAAGATATTCGTTCTAAATTTGGTGCGGGTGTTGATACGATTAGACAACCGAATAGAGAGACTGGATTAATGGAAACCAAGATTATTCCCAGATCGATCAGTACAAATGAGGTAACCAAATATCTGGTTAAAGAGCAATGGCTGTTTGATAAACAAAGCTCTACATTGCAAGTTCGAATTATAGGTTTATGTCCGATTCGTGAGTATGTAAAAGATGGAGACTCTGAGCTTGATGGACTTCGTAAAAAGAAAATGTTTTGGGTTTTCTTCCCGGAAGCCCGACCATTGTTAGCAACTCATGAAGTATTTAATCCGTTTAATGATGCCAGACGTTTCTCTTATGATGATTTGTTTATGAAGAGACGTTTTTCAAGCTATATTACTCAGGTTTCAAATGTTCATGATAACCGACGAATTGATTCATATACTGTTGGTCTGCAAACCATGCTGGAATCAGAAAAAATTAAGAATGACCTCTTAAATGTCGAGCAAGACTTTTGGGAATATTAA